The Geobacter metallireducens GS-15 region TGTCTCTTTAGCTGATATTGCAAAGAGAGTATCTTTAATCACAGCAACCATTGTCTGTCAAGTACAAATTTACCTCCCTACGGTACATTTGGCCTTGCAAACGCCCCTCTCCTCTGCTAGTCTCCTCTATCCTGAGGCTACATCCAGCCTGTCCAGAATAGTAGCTTTTCCACTTCCAATACCTCAATTTATCAACAAAAATCCAGTTATTCACACCTGTTGACAACCATGTGTATAACTGGTCCCCGAGACTACCCTCTATGGAAGATGTTTGGCTCCAGGCACAATCCAATCTGGCCAAAGTGCTCACGCACCAGACCTTCACCACCTGGATAGAGCCGATCAGGTTCGCCGGAGCCCATAAGAATACTCTCCTCCTGGAGGCCCCCAACCAGTTCATCAGGGACCGGGTCAGAGAGAGCTATCTTCCCATGATCCTCGAATCGGTCCGCTCCCTCACCGACTCCCACTTCCAGGTTGAACTCCAGGTGGCGGCCCGGCAACAGGAAAAGACCGCGAAAAGCCCACGCAAAAGCCATACAGAGGATGAGCTCGGGCCCGTTGAGTCGGAAAAATGCGCGCCTGCCGAATTTTCCACCAATCTGAACGCCAAGTATACCTTCGACACCTTTGTCTGCGGCGGGAGCAACCAGTTCGCCCATGCAGCGGCCCTGTCGGTGGCCAACAACCCGGCCGGCAAGTACAATCCACTTTTCATCTACGGCGGCGTGGGTCTGGGGAAAACCCATCTCCTGACGGCCATCGGCAACCAGGTTCTGACCAAGAACCGCAAGGCCCGGGTCTGTTTCTACACCTCCGAGAAATTCATGAACGAGCTCATCAATTGCCTCCGTTACCAGAAGATGGAGCAGTTCAGGAACAAGTTCCGCAAGATGGACCTCCTCCTCATCGACGACATCCAGTTCATCGCCGGCAAGGAACGGACCCAGGAAGAGTTTTTCCACACTTTCAACGCCCTCTACGAGTCACACAAGCAGATCGTGGTCACCTCGGACAAGTTTCCCAAGGACATCCCCGGCCTGGAGGAACGGCTCCGCTCCCGCTTCGAGTGGGGACTCATCGCCGACATCCAGCCCCCGGACACCGAG contains the following coding sequences:
- the dnaA gene encoding chromosomal replication initiator protein DnaA; protein product: MEDVWLQAQSNLAKVLTHQTFTTWIEPIRFAGAHKNTLLLEAPNQFIRDRVRESYLPMILESVRSLTDSHFQVELQVAARQQEKTAKSPRKSHTEDELGPVESEKCAPAEFSTNLNAKYTFDTFVCGGSNQFAHAAALSVANNPAGKYNPLFIYGGVGLGKTHLLTAIGNQVLTKNRKARVCFYTSEKFMNELINCLRYQKMEQFRNKFRKMDLLLIDDIQFIAGKERTQEEFFHTFNALYESHKQIVVTSDKFPKDIPGLEERLRSRFEWGLIADIQPPDTETKVAILSKKADSDGIRLPDDVALFLASSASTNVRELEGMLIRLGAVASLTGKNITLDMAREVLKDIIVDKTKEVTVEMIQKYVADHFNIKVAELKSDKRLKALVVPRQIAIYLCRDLTKASYPDIGEKFGGKDHSTIIHSVKKVDKLLSQDFELKSTIETLRKGLLN